The Sphingopyxis sp. CCNWLW2 genome contains the following window.
CGCCGCGGAGTCCGGGATGACGGAGGCCGGCGGCGCGGACGCCAAGGCCGGCGATGCGGGGCGGGGCGAGGACGCCGGGCCCGCACCTGCATCCGACGCGGTGCCCAATGGCGGGGAGGAAGAAGGAGAGGGGATCAAACCGCTTCCCGACCGACTTGTCTCCGACCTCAGCTGCTGGCGCACGCTCGCCCTGCAGGACGCCTTCGCGCAGAACCCCGGCATCGCGTTCGCTGCGGTTCTGCACGCGCTGGCCTTGGCCTGCTTCTACCGCTTCAGCCATGAATCCTGCCTCCAGCTGTCGGCCAATTATGTCTATTTCAGCAATGCCCCTGCGGCCCTGCGCGATTGTGCGCCGGCGCAGGCGATCGACGCGCGCGGCGACGCATGGAAGGAGCGTTTGCCCGCGAAGGACGACGGGCTTTGGGACTTCCTTCTCGCACTGGACGACGCCGAGCGGATGGATCTTTTCGCGCACTGCGCGTCGGTATGCGTCAACGCGCAAGCCGAGATCGTTCCCAAATATGACAATGGCCGCATCTCGAAGCACGGCGTCGCGCGCCGCATCGAGCACAGCCATGTCCTCGCGCGCGCGGTCGGGCTCGATGTCGTCGAGGCAGGCTGGCGCCCGACGGTCGCGGGCTATTTCGGCAGCGTGACCAAGCCGCGGATCCTCGCCGATGTCGCCGAGGCGCGCGGCGAGCAGTTCGCCCAGATGATCGATCATCTGAAGAAAGCCGACATGGCGCGCGAGGCCGAACGGTTGCTCGAGGAGAGCGACTGGCTTCCCGAGCCGCTGCGCACGCCGAGCCTGGAGGGCGAGGTGACGCAGGACGAGGCGGCGAGCGCGGACGAACTGCCCGCCTTCCTCGCCGCAGAGGGTCCCGAGGGCGAGTCCGGCGAGGAGGGAGATCTGCCCGTGGCCGCCGAATAGGCGGCCGTCCCAGGTACCCGGCACACCCCTGGCCCGGCAGCAATGCCGGGCCCTTTCATTTCCCGGAGAATTCTCATGAGTCCGAAAAACTTGCGGCCCGCTCTTGCCTGGCTTCCCTCGAATGAGGGAGGCTGTCATGGCTGATCGCGTTCCCGCATCGATCCTGATCGGCGGTGAAATCTCGTCGGCGGTCTTCGCCGAGCTGATCCGCATCATCGCCTTCGAGGGCCTGTCGCCCGAATGGGGCGGCGAGCCCTTCGACGTCGCAAGCCGTGTCGTGGGCGAGCCGCTTGCGCTGTTCGACGAGAGCTGCGCCTGGGGTAAGATCGACAATCTCGAGGCCTTCTGCGTCGCACATGGACTGCCGTTCGTCCGATGGTCGGGGAGTTACCCCGGCGAATGGTCGCCCGAACGGCTCATCTTCCGGGGCACCGGCACTGTCGACAGCTATATGATCGATGAAAGCGACCGGGTTCTGATCGATCGCCGCGTTCTGAGCGACCTCGGCTCGATCGAGGCCGCGCTTGCCTATTTTGAAGCTGCGGAATTCGAGGTGCCGCCGCTGGTCGTCGAAGGCGATCCTCCGCTCGCGCCGACGACGATGGAAAGCGCGGCCGCGCCGGGGGAGGCGGGCCATGGCTGACTATTTCTCGCAGACCGTGATCCGGCCCGACATTCCGCGAACCGCGATGACCGATCTCGAATGGCGTGTCCTCCGCGACATGTTCGAACATGAAGAGGTGGGCGAGGATATCTATTTCTTCGCCAGTCACGGCCCCAATGATCTCGTTTTCATCGAGATCGCCGAGGCCGGGCAGCTCCTTGAGGAGAGCATGTGCGTCGCGAGCAGCGTCGCCGATCTCGTCCGCCAGGAAATCCGTACCTGCGATGCCGATGCGGACGAGCTTGAACTCGACATGTCGGTGATCGGCTTCGAGGGCATTTTCCAGGACATCATCCGCCGCTCGGCGCTCGATTATGTCGAGGTCGAGGCGGCCTGGACTTGTTCGAAGATGCGGCCTGACGGGTTCGGCGGGGCGGCGACCCTGATCACCGCCGAGGATATCGAATCCGTGTCAACCGCAGGCTTTCTCGAAGAGGCGGTCGCACGGGTTGTTGGACCGGCCCGTCCCGACTGATCGCCCGATCATCCTGCGATCAACTCCGCGAAAGTCCGACCGATTGCGCCGGGCTTTCGCATTTTCAGCGTCCGAAAAGGAGGGTCATATGCCTGCGATCATCGAGACGACCGTGTTTCAGATCGACGAATTATCCGACGCGGCGAAGGAAAGGGCTCGCGGCTGGTACCGCGAAGCGGGCTTCGCCTATGACTGGTATGATTTCGTCTACGACGACTTTGAACGCGTCTGCGAGATAATGGGGATTGAACTTCACACCGTGCCGGTTCGCCTCGTTGGCGGCGGGAGTCGGCGAAAACCCTGCATCTGGTTCTCGGGGTTCTGGAGCCAGGGGGACGGTGCCTGCTTCGAAGGCGATTATCGTTATGGCAAAGGGGCGTCGCCGGCGATCCGCCGTTTCGCGCCTCGCGATGTCGAGCTTCATCGCATCGCCGATGCCCTTGGCGCGATCCAGCGACGCAATTTCTATCAGCTGAGCGCTCGCATCACGCATCGAGGGCGCTACCATCACGAAAATAGCATGGCGATCTCTGTCGAACGCGACAGCCCGGTCGTCCAGGATATGACGGCGGACGCCGAAGAGGATGTGAGCGAGGCTCTCCGCGACCTGGCACGCTGGCTCTATGGCCGGCTCGACGACGAGTTTGAGCATCTAACCTCGGACGATGCCGTCGACGAGATGATCCGCGTCAATGGGTGATGATCCGCGTCAATGGGTATCGCTTCACCGAGGACGGCATTCGCTTCGGGTGAGAGGGAGAGGCGGGGCCAGGAAGGGGAACGGCCCGGATCGAAGAGAGAGCAGCGGGCGGTTCATTCCAGTTCCGCTCTCCCAAGGATTCAGCCATGCGAATGACTTTCCCCGATGCGGTGCGCGCCGCCGCCGCGAGCCCTGTTCCGAACCCGGTGACGCCAGCCTCCCGGCGCCTGCTCGATGCCGCCGAGGCCCTGCAGCCGTTGCTCGAGTCGGGCCAGCCCTTCTCCCCCGCCGAGCTGCGCGCGGTGATGACGACCGCCTTTGGCGCGAGCGACGCCGCCGGGGCGTGGGACTGGAAGGCTGCCTATGACGCGTGCGAGGCGGCGCAGATCCTGCTCCTTCGTCGCTATGGCCGCGCGCTCGCGGCGCGCGGCAGCTCGCCGCAAAGCCAGCTCGCGACATGGGAGCGGCTGGCCGCGCGCATTCCAACGCAAACGCGGCGCTCGGAAGAAAGTCAGTCCTTCCAGCAATTCTCGACGCCCTTGCCGCTGGCCTTTGTCGCGGCGCATGCGGCATCGATCCATGCCGGCGACTGCGTCCTCGAGCCGTCCGCGGGTACGGGCATGCTCGCCATTCACGCCGAGCTGGTCGGGGCGCGGCTTGCGCTCAATGAAATGGCGGAAGCGCGCTCCGACCTTCTCGGTCTCCTCTTTCCGGGCGTCCCGGTCAGCCGGCACGATGGGGCATCGATCGACGACCGGCTCGACGATGCGATCGACCCCGAGGTCATCCTCATGAATCCGCCCTTTTCCGCGACGGCGCACGTCGATCGGCCGATGCGCGGCACCGCGCTTCGCCACGTCGCGTCCGCGCTCGCGCGCCTGCGCGAAGGCGGACGGCTGGTTGCCATCGTCGGCGCCAATTGCGCGCCCGAGGCGGCGGCCTTTCGTGACGGCTACGTCCGGCTTCAGGAGCGGGCGACGATAAAATTCTCCGCAGCGATTGCCGGCAAAGTCTACGCCAAGCATGGCACAACGACGGCAACGCGTCTGCTCGTGATCGACAAGGTGCCGGCGGCCGATCCATCCCTGCTGCCGGGGAGCCATGGAGAGGCCCCCGACCTCGCGACGCTCCTTGCCTGGGTGACCAGCCATGTCCCGCCTCGGCCAGCCCCGCCGCCCCCTGCGCCAACAGCGGCGATGCCATTCATCCGTGGCGCGGCCGCTTCTCGGGGGCCTTTTGGCAGCGGAGACGCGCGTCCGGAGGCGACCGCGCGCATTGCTGCGGGCGAGCTGGTCCATGAGACGATCGACTGGTCTCCGCCCGTGGGCCAGCTCGGCGAGGCGATCTACGAGCCCTATGCGCTCCAGTCCTTGCGGATTGCCGGGGCGCTTCCGCACCCCACTGCGCTCGTCCAGTCGGCGGCGATGGCGTCGGTCGCGCCGCCGCGCCCGTCCTATCGGCCGCATCTTCCCGAGAATCTCGTCAGCGACGCGATCCTGTCCGACGCGCAGCTGGAATCGGTCATCTACGCCGGCGAAGCGCATGCCGGCCATTTGTCGGGCGCCTGGACCGTCGATGAGACCGCGGACGTCGTGAGCGCGGCGAGCGACGACAATGAGACGGCGGTCCGCTTCCGGCGCGGCTGGTTCCTCGGCGACGGCACCGGCACGGGCAAAGGCCGGCAGGTCGCGGGGATCATCCTCGACAACTGGCTGAAGGGCCGGCGCCGTGCGCTCTGGATCTCGAAATCGGACAAGCTGCTCGAGGATGCGCAGCGCGACTGGTCGGCGCTTGGGCAGGAGCGCCTGCTCGTGACGCCGCTCTCGCGCTTCCGCCAGGGCACGCCGGTCCGACTTGCCGAGGGCGTGTTGTTCACCACCTATGCGACGCTTCGCTCGCAGGGCCGCGAAGGCAAGGCGAGCCGCATCGAGCAGATCGCCGCATGGCTGGGCCGCGACTTCGACGGGGTGATCATCTTCGACGAGGCGCACGCCATGGCCAATGCGGCGGGCGGCAAGGGCGGGCGCGGCGACCAGAAGCCGTCGCAGCAGGGCCGTGCCGGCCTCCGGTTGCAGCACGCTTTGCCGCAAGCGCGCGTCGTTTATGTGTCTGCCACCGGCGCGACGACGGTGCAGAATCTCGCCTATGCGCAGCGGCTCGGCCTCTGGGGCGGAAGCGACTTTCCGTTCGCGTCGCGGAGCGAATTCGTCGCCGCGATCGAGGAGGGCGGCGTCGCGGCGATGGAGGTTCTGGCGCGCGATTTGAAAGCGCTCGGCCTTTACGCGTCGCGCTCGCTGTCGTTCGACGGGGTCGAATATGAGCTGCTCGAACATCGACTGACCGACGAGCAGCGGCGCATCTACGACAGCTATGCCGGGGCCTTCCAGGTCATCCACAACAATCTCGCCGCCGCGATGGAGGCGGCCGGGGTGACGAGCGCCGAACATGGCACGCTCAACGCGCAGGCGAAATCGGCGGCGCGATCAGCGTTCGAAAGCACCAAGCAGCGCTTCTTCAACCATCTCATCACCGCGATGCAGACCCCAAGCTGCATCGCGAGCATCGCGCGCGATATCGAGGCGGGGCATGCGGCGGTGGTCCAGATCGTCTCGACCGGCGAGGCGCTGCAGGAGCGCCGGCTCGCCGAGATCCCGGTGGAGGATTGGGGCGACGTCTCGGTCGACATCACCCCGCGCGAATATGTGCTCGATTATCTCGCGCACGGCTTCCCGGTGCAATTGTTCGAACCGTGCGCCGACGGCGAGGGCAACCTTGCTTCACGTCCCGCCTATGACAAGGGAGGCAACCCGATCGTCAGCCGCGAGGCCTGCCGGCGCCGCGACGCGATGATCGAGAAGCTCGCCGCGCTGCCGCCGGTGCCAGGCGCACTCGACCAGATCGTCCAGCATTTCGGGACCGAGCAGGTCGCTGAGGTCACGGGGCGGTCGCGCCGCATCGTCCCGCGGACGGGGGAGGGCGGCGATGTGCGCTTCGCGGTCGAGAATCGGCCCGTCAGCGCGAACATCGGCGAGACGCACGCCTTCATGGACGACGAGAAGCGCATCCTCGTCTTCTCGGAGGCCGGCGGCACGGGCCGTTCCTATCATGCCGATCTTGGCGCGAAGAACCAGCGGCGGCGCATCCATTATCTGCTCGAGGCGGGGTGGAAGGCCGATGCCGCCATCCAGGGTTTCGGGCGGACCAACCGCACGAACCAGAAGCAGCCGCCGATGTTCCGTCCTGTGTCGACAGACGTGAAGGCGCAGAAGCGCTTCATCTCGACCATCGCGCGGCGGCTCGATTCGATGGGAGCCATCACGCGCGGCCAGCGCCAGACAGGCGGGCAGAATATGTTCCGTCCCGAAGATAATCTCGAATCCTTCTATGCGCGCGATGCGCTTCGCCAGCTCTATGTGCTGATTGTGAACGCCAAGATCGAAGGCTGCTCGCTGCTGACCTTTGAAAGCGCGACCGGCCTATCGCTGCTCGACGTCGACGGATGTCTGCGCGAGGAACTGCCGCCGATCACCACCTTTCTCAATCGCATGCTGGCGCTGACGATCGATCTCCAGAACATCCTGTTCGAGGCCTTCGAGGGGCTGCTGGTGAACCGCATCGAGGCGGCGGTCGCGGCGGGCACCTATGAGATCGGCCTCGAAACGCTGCGCGCCGAAAGCTTTTCCGTGAAAGCGCGGCAGACGATCTACACCCATCCCGGGACAGGCGCCGCGACGCAGCTTCTGACGATCGAACGCAAGGAGCGGGTGCTGCCGCTTGCGCTCGACGATGCACTGGCGCTGGTTCGCGAGCGCGGCGGCGAATTGCTCGTCAACCAGCGTTCGCAGCGCGCGGCGGTGAAGCTCGGGGCGCGGAGCGTCATCGATGACGATGGCGCGGTCCACCGGCGCGTGCGCCTGCATCGACCGCTGGAGGCCAGCCACATGCTGCTCGCCGACTTCGTCATGAGCCATTGGCAGCCCGCCGACCGCGATCTGTTCGCCAATATCTGGAAGGCCGAGCTGGCCGGCATTCCCGATTATGAAACCTCGACCCTGCACATGGTGTCGGGTCTGCTGCTCCCGATCTGGCAGCGACTGCCCAAGGAATCATCGCGGGTCTACCGGCTCCAGAGTGATGACGGCGAGCGGATCATCGGGCGCAAGGTCTCGGCGGGCTGGGTCGCGTCGGTTATCCAGGACGGGCCGTGCGATCTGCCAGCGGACGAGGCGTGGCAGCTCCTCCAGCAGGGAGAGGCGGTTCTGCACCTCGCCGAGGGCCAGATGCTCCGCCGCGTTCGCGCGATGAACGACTGGCGCATCGAGCTGACCGGGTTCAACGATCTCGGGGTCGACCGGCTGAAGGCTTTTGGCTTGATTTCGGAGATCGTCTCATGGAAATTGAAGCTCTACGTGCCGGCAGGGGCTGCTGGCGCCGATGTGTTCGCGCGGCTGCTGGATCGGTTTCCGATTCAGCGGGTCGCCGACCGCAAGGCCGCCTGAAGGAGCCCCGCATGACCAGTCCCGCCGCCGATATCGCGCGCCGCCTCGCTGAAAACGCCGAGGCGGTGTGCCGCCGTTATCTGTCCAACGGCCGCCGCGAAGGCCATTACTGGATGGTCGGCAACGTCCGTAATGAACCGGGCCGCAGTCTCTATGTGCGGCTGGAAGGCCATGGCGACGGCGGCGGCGCGGCCGGCAAATGGACCGATGCTGCGAGCGGCGATCATGGCGACCTCCTCGACATCATTTCGGCGTCATGCGGCCACGCGTCCTTCCGCGACACGATCGGGGAAGCGCGGCGGTTTCTCAGCCTTCCGCCGCCGTCCGAGGCGCCCCGGAATCCGACGACACCGAAGGCCTCGACGGGAACGCCCGAGGCTGCGCGCAGGCTGTGGGCGGCCTCGAAGCCATTGGCGGGAAGCCTTGCACAGATCTATCTTGCAAGGCGATCGATCGACCATGTCTCCGCGGCCGATC
Protein-coding sequences here:
- a CDS encoding antitoxin of toxin-antitoxin stability system, with protein sequence MPAIIETTVFQIDELSDAAKERARGWYREAGFAYDWYDFVYDDFERVCEIMGIELHTVPVRLVGGGSRRKPCIWFSGFWSQGDGACFEGDYRYGKGASPAIRRFAPRDVELHRIADALGAIQRRNFYQLSARITHRGRYHHENSMAISVERDSPVVQDMTADAEEDVSEALRDLARWLYGRLDDEFEHLTSDDAVDEMIRVNG
- a CDS encoding strawberry notch-like NTP hydrolase domain-containing protein; this encodes MTFPDAVRAAAASPVPNPVTPASRRLLDAAEALQPLLESGQPFSPAELRAVMTTAFGASDAAGAWDWKAAYDACEAAQILLLRRYGRALAARGSSPQSQLATWERLAARIPTQTRRSEESQSFQQFSTPLPLAFVAAHAASIHAGDCVLEPSAGTGMLAIHAELVGARLALNEMAEARSDLLGLLFPGVPVSRHDGASIDDRLDDAIDPEVILMNPPFSATAHVDRPMRGTALRHVASALARLREGGRLVAIVGANCAPEAAAFRDGYVRLQERATIKFSAAIAGKVYAKHGTTTATRLLVIDKVPAADPSLLPGSHGEAPDLATLLAWVTSHVPPRPAPPPPAPTAAMPFIRGAAASRGPFGSGDARPEATARIAAGELVHETIDWSPPVGQLGEAIYEPYALQSLRIAGALPHPTALVQSAAMASVAPPRPSYRPHLPENLVSDAILSDAQLESVIYAGEAHAGHLSGAWTVDETADVVSAASDDNETAVRFRRGWFLGDGTGTGKGRQVAGIILDNWLKGRRRALWISKSDKLLEDAQRDWSALGQERLLVTPLSRFRQGTPVRLAEGVLFTTYATLRSQGREGKASRIEQIAAWLGRDFDGVIIFDEAHAMANAAGGKGGRGDQKPSQQGRAGLRLQHALPQARVVYVSATGATTVQNLAYAQRLGLWGGSDFPFASRSEFVAAIEEGGVAAMEVLARDLKALGLYASRSLSFDGVEYELLEHRLTDEQRRIYDSYAGAFQVIHNNLAAAMEAAGVTSAEHGTLNAQAKSAARSAFESTKQRFFNHLITAMQTPSCIASIARDIEAGHAAVVQIVSTGEALQERRLAEIPVEDWGDVSVDITPREYVLDYLAHGFPVQLFEPCADGEGNLASRPAYDKGGNPIVSREACRRRDAMIEKLAALPPVPGALDQIVQHFGTEQVAEVTGRSRRIVPRTGEGGDVRFAVENRPVSANIGETHAFMDDEKRILVFSEAGGTGRSYHADLGAKNQRRRIHYLLEAGWKADAAIQGFGRTNRTNQKQPPMFRPVSTDVKAQKRFISTIARRLDSMGAITRGQRQTGGQNMFRPEDNLESFYARDALRQLYVLIVNAKIEGCSLLTFESATGLSLLDVDGCLREELPPITTFLNRMLALTIDLQNILFEAFEGLLVNRIEAAVAAGTYEIGLETLRAESFSVKARQTIYTHPGTGAATQLLTIERKERVLPLALDDALALVRERGGELLVNQRSQRAAVKLGARSVIDDDGAVHRRVRLHRPLEASHMLLADFVMSHWQPADRDLFANIWKAELAGIPDYETSTLHMVSGLLLPIWQRLPKESSRVYRLQSDDGERIIGRKVSAGWVASVIQDGPCDLPADEAWQLLQQGEAVLHLAEGQMLRRVRAMNDWRIELTGFNDLGVDRLKAFGLISEIVSWKLKLYVPAGAAGADVFARLLDRFPIQRVADRKAA